The DNA segment GTTGTAGTATAAGTTGAATTTTTAGATTCTAAATTTTGATTTCAAGCTTTGATTTGAGTTTTGGTTAGAATTCTGGATTTTACCTTGTTCTactgaattttattttccattgtCTTAATTTctattgattgaaattagcttTATCCAACTGTAGTTCATAGTTTAGCATCtatctttgtttcttttacaTTTAGATTTCGATGTTTTAGATTTAGGTTCTGtttacttcttttctttaaataggttttgtttttaatttgattcttttccttttaaattttaatttcatttctttgtcCTCACCTGTTTGATagataataagtaaaaataaatacatgacTTAACTATACACTGTAAACTTGATTTTGTCGAGTCTTTGGATTGATATCTTTGTCAGccctatattacattagtgggaaccaattttgttatgctttagGCGGCTAAAAAGCAGTTTAACAATCATACTGCACATAGCGGTGTTTGGATCGTGATCGattacttctctcaatcttgtgaagattgtagttgccctgttgtgattacaggaagagaacGTGTTGTGTTCtaggactttgaggattgttcaaagtggttaaagactgtaggagaggggatatttgttgttgttctttgttttgtatatgcctatattttggttagagggttagagaggtgttttatatttcgCTATAGAAACTTTATTGTAAAaacttgaccattatagtgcattgcTTCCGGGAACAGGaaagacactggatgtaggcagtttggtcgaaccaatataaaaatcgcGTTTGAATCTtttatccctgcacttttacatttcaagtcgactttatattctgcatagtcaactatttttcgctgcacttgaattatctttttccttgtgattcaagaaacttttgaaagttctcCTTTTTACAAAAAAAGATGTTAagaagactctgatttttgtatttcaccAAATAAGATATTGGAATAAGCTTAGGTTAGCCCTTAGGAGAAGACATATGCCATGCTATTATGATAGATTGATGGAAGAGTTCCGTAGActccaacaaagaaacatgtATATTGAGCAGTAtaggaaaagaataaaattactCATCTTGAGGGAAGAATAAGAGAGGAACCAAGGATTACAACTGTTAGGTTCCAAAGTGGgctaaaatatgatattagagGCAAGGTAGAACTCTTACCTTACAATTACCTCAATGATTTAGTCTAACTGTGTGTGAAAGTGGAgcaacaattaaaaagaaagacatCCATTATCAAGGATTGCCCTACCACATCCTCCAATAAGAAAGATTACAAGAGGAAAGGTAACCCATATAAGTCTAAATACGAAGGGTCTAGGGAAAAGGATAGAGAGaaggaaataaagaaatatcCTTCAAGGGTGATCTTCTAATGGTGAGAAGACTTTTTGAGAGCCAACATGTTGAGCTTAAACAACCACAAAGAGAGAATCTATTCCACATAAGATGTATAGTTTTGGAAAAGACATGTTCAATAATTATCGATAGTGACTCTTACTGTAATTGTTGTAGTTCAAGCTTTAATGACTAAAAAACTAGGTTTAACTACTACACCTCATCCTAAACATTACAAGCTTCAATGGATCAAAGAGGACGAAGACATAGTAGTGAAGGAACAAGTGAGTGTACCAATTTTCATTGGAATTatgatgataaaattatttgtgatgTAGTACCTATGGAAGTTTGACACATTTTACTTGGTAAGCCTtgacaatttgataaaaaggcTTTCCATGATGGACTCGCCAATAAAATAACCATTCATCACAAGGGAAAGGCGAGGTTTTCCATTTACTCTACTCTTTACAATTAAGCTATTATGCACGCATCCACAGAGCTTCAGATTAAATATTAGAAAGTAGACGTTATTGACAAAAAAGATATTCATAGAATGTTTTTCATTTGAAGTCATGCCTAAAAGGACGTACTACTTACTTCAAACAAAGTACTGAAAAAACATATCTACTCTGACAAGTTAACTTATCCAACGGCTACTGTACAcgaaaaaaagagaaagcacAAAATCAAGGCAAACGTTTAATCTAACGAACATTTATTCAAGGAGCCTTTAAATTAAAGAGCTTTCAAAAAAAGAATCAAGAGGACAAAAAAGAACATAATCaagagaataagaagagaaaaaacttACAACGAAATCCTGAGAAGCTatcaaaagagaagaaaagaaagagctcaagaaaacaaatatatctgagctgaaaaagagaagaagagaaaagagaacagAAAAAAAGAGATACTCTCAAGCTTTATTGTTATATTGCTTACTAATtataagaaagagagaaagagaaaagagagaaacatcTACGAGTGTTTAGACTACTTTGTATTGTATTCATATTGTCTCTATGACAGTAATGGTCTGAATGACTTGTAAGTTATCGTTGATTGCGGTTCTAGAGAGAATTTAAACATTTACAACTGAACTCATTTAAGTTGAGGAAATCTAGGTGCAATAGTCAAGTACTAGGAATTGttcgaatactcaaaggaaatctcgacAAAGGTTGCTAAGTATtaggagtggtgcgaatactcaagaAAAATCTAGATGCGATAGTTTAATACTAGGAGTGGTACAAATATTCAGAAGAAATCTTGGCAAAGTTTGCTAAGTTCCAGGAGTAGTACAAATACTCAAACCAGAAATTGTGAGAATACTTAATTGTAATCTTGTGAAAATTATAGTAGAACCCTTTGCGGAGGAAGAGACGGGATGTAGCTCAATTAAAATGAACCGGTATAAAATAACTATGATTTATCTCTTCTCTTACCCATACGcttcttttataaaaacctataattgtgcttttatttctaaatacaaGAACTCTTCAAGCTAAATGATTACTTTTTATCAAGGTACTTCATTTTTCACCTTAAAGTctagaaaagtaaaaagaaaaaaaaaattaaactatatttgGTCTTAACTTCTAAATGAGGTAAAACTATTCGACATGGTAAAAACAAGATGATTTGCGTTTTTtcatatgtaattaattatgaagcACACATAATTGATCACATAATAGATTATGGATCCCTCGTACTCAATTAaggatatattttttattttacttttataattaggttaaatatatgttttagtcctcatatttgttcctcattctcaattaggtcgtcatgtttttttttgtcccaattgcatcctaatatttgtaaatttgaggcaattaagtcctttccgtttttttttgtcccaattgcatcttaatatttgtaaatttgagacaattaagccctctcaattggcctGGGACGTTAGTtccagttaacggagagggcttaattgcctcaaatttacaaatattaggatgcaattaggaaaaaaaaaaaacatgaggacctaattgagaatggagaacaaatatgaggactaaaaaatatatttaaccttataattataataataataaaaataaaaaatattttttcactaaTTTCTTTCCAATCAAACCGGTATATTTCCACCGGCCtcttacatatatttttcttattttatcttttttactCTATATTTTCATCTCTCTACAAAATGAAGCATTAGTGTGTAAAGTGAATGACCAATAAATTTGCATATTAAACAATCACTTTGACTTACTTTAACAACATAAATTGGCTTAGAAATATCAAAAAATTCACATAAGATTGCTTTCTGCTTGTATGccgaaataaattaatttcaaataagaGATACGGCGTACATACCAGCATTACAATAAGACCATGAAGAAGACTTACCTCTTCTaaactttcttttgttttgtctgCATAATACAGAGCGTATTTGAACAGTCTGCACCATCCCAACAGTCAGACATATGGAAAAAGTGAGGTTTTGAAGACCTATTTTTCCAGAAAAGAACATTTTAGAGACGAGAAGATGACTTTGTAGACCTTGGCTCTTCACTATATTTATACACGCCAATACCTCGCTTTCTTCCAAGTCTTCCAGCATCAACGTACTGCACAAGGAGAGGGCATGGTGCATATTTATTGTCTCCAAGACCAGCATGAAGAACTCTCATTATTGACAAGCACACATCCAATCCAATGAAGTCTGCAAGCTCTAAAGGACCCATTGGATGGCTAGTACCTAGCTTCATTCCTCTGTCAATATCCTCTTTGGTTCCAACCCCATTGTAGAGAGTAAAAAAGGCTTCATTTATCATAGGCATAAGGATTCGATTCACTATGAAACCTGAATAATCCTGGGAGGTAATTACTACCTTGCCCAACCTACGCATTGAGCAAACACAGAATTAAAAGAAGAGTATTATGACAGTGAATTCTATCCTGCTGCTACTTTAGACATTAAACCACACAATCAGTCCACATTCACAACACGATTTTCTTTGCCGCAAATGACATTATAAAAGGATTTTCCAACTATCTTCACAAGGTGAgcatttctttaataaaagaaCCAAACATGGTTTTCATTAAAGAGCTCAATGCTTTCAAttcatttaatgttaattttgaagatgaaagtTTTGTCTTTTGTACTTTTCCAAATGTGATTAGTATTACTTATATGGACGATATCATAAAAATTCATTTGTTGGAACCATGGAAACCAAAGTCATTTGTGATACCATATTCCTGttcaatttgttaaaaaatgagCTTTAAAGCTCATTTTTTTAGTCATTGATGAAGATGTTTAACATGTCATTCATTGACAAACACAAACAATGGTACCATAATCtcctttttttatgtatttttgtgTCTTGTAATGGTTTTAACTTACGgtaattgaatttatatttctattagaTGTCAACCTTCTAATGCTTTAAGATTAGtgtaacttgtttttttttttcgtatacTTGTACAATTTttctgtaattatttttattctcatctATTCTTTAATAAATGACAGTgagaaaatttatttcaaaaatatattttaacgaaattgaaaattaaactaattaccaaaacaactttattttttctcccatcttctcttcattttaatcaaatttagaaaaaaaattacaaaattacctGCTCGAAAATCGATTGCCTGAGAACCAACTTCCAAGTACCAACCCGGTCATTGTTAAACACATAGACCAACTCAAAATTTGGTTGTTTGAAATCGAGTTCCTATCATTTCTTTTTGAGATCGAGTCCCCACCTtttctcaataatatatatatatatatatatatatatatatatatatatatatatatatataaacccaCCTCCAAAATCATTTCACTGGTGACCGAAGTCCAACTtgggaaaatagaaaaaagtacTTTGTCCGGCCTCCAAACTCGGCTCTTTAGGAATTGACTTCCGAGCTATAGCTGCTCAACCAAATTTTCGACAATGAAAGACCAAAGCTCGTCTGACCGAGAAATGAATTTTGAGCTATATCTCgatcaaaataatgaaaattaaggcTAATACTAGCCTACCTGGAAAACGCATTCTGAGCTATAACTtgatcaaaatcataaaaattaaggCCAAAACTCGCTTACCTAAGAAACAAATTGAGTTATAATTTGGCCAAAATCACGAAAATTAAGGCTAGAACTCAACTGCTTGGAAAACGAATGGAAAACGAATTCCAAGTTACAGTTCGaccaaaatcacaaaaataaaattcataactCGACTACCTGGGATACGAATTCCAAGCTATAGCTCAGCCAAAGTCACGGAAAACTAAGTCAAAACTCAACTCAACCAAAATCACGTAAAATCAAGTTAAACTTCTACTGTCAAGGAATCGCATTTCAACCTCTCAAAAACACTGTAATATGTAGGTAAATATTAACTACAGTGTTTTTATCTTGGAACATTAAAAACAGAACTATgctttgtcaaaaaaaataggTGTCGCATAAGGACTCCTTTACTTCatttataacatattttcaaTTCTCTTTATctgtctttattttcttttaccatatttctcagttattttcatttcttcattttatttgtattcacttttgttttcttttgtgttaTTTGCTTAAAGTTTCCTACAATTTTATTTAGTAGGTGAGAAACTTCGGAGAGAAGGAAGCATGAATTTTGTGTTTAGAGaggagaaataaaaagaaataattttaaaataattaaatatattatgttttttacatacttcaatttatttcttttttatttttcttctattaattatttttaacttaaatattatttctccTATGCAGGTTAGCCGTACCCTCACTAGAACAGGAAAATCAAACATTCTTACCTCTCTGACAATGCTTTCGTAGTAGCAAATGTCTCGTCTGAAGTGTCTGCTCCCCGTATAATCTCTATCAATTTCTTCAGAGGCGGAGGGTTCATAAAATGCATTCCGATCACCTGAGAAAAATgaagttaatatatattaagttcAACATATTCTTATCCCGTCaatcatttaatataaaaaaattatttttttaattattgaat comes from the Vigna radiata var. radiata cultivar VC1973A chromosome 2, Vradiata_ver6, whole genome shotgun sequence genome and includes:
- the LOC106756573 gene encoding uncharacterized protein LOC106756573 isoform X3; this translates as MSEVKMIGVVGGGQMGSGIAQVAAMHGVDVVLHDLDHRALSIASSSISSSIDRFVSKGALSKAAGVEVFKRLRFTTNLEDFHAADFIIEAIVESEDVKKSLFVKLDKIAKSSAILASNTSSISITRIASSTTRPRQVIGMHFMNPPPLKKLIEIIRGADTSDETFATTKALSERLGKVVITSQDYSGFIVNRILMPMINEAFFTLYNGVGTKEDIDRGMKLGTSHPMGPLELADFIGLDVCLSIMRVLHAGLGDNKYAPCPLLVQYVDAGRLGRKRGLQNLTFSICLTVGMVQTVQIRSVLCRQNKRKFRRGF
- the LOC106756573 gene encoding uncharacterized protein LOC106756573 isoform X1 — its product is MSEVKMIGVVGGGQMGSGIAQVAAMHGVDVVLHDLDHRALSIASSSISSSIDRFVSKGALSKAAGVEVFKRLRFTTNLEDFHAADFIIEAIVESEDVKKSLFVKLDKIAKSSAILASNTSSISITRIASSTTRPRQVIGMHFMNPPPLKKLIEIIRGADTSDETFATTKALSERLGKVVITSQDYSGFIVNRILMPMINEAFFTLYNGVGTKEDIDRGMKLGTSHPMGPLELADFIGLDVCLSIMRVLHAGLGDNKYAPCPLLVQYVDAGRLGRKRGLQNLTFSICLTVGMVQTVQIRSVLCRQNKRKFRRDLLPRQVKKKRWPCLIVSMRFFKIEKMRE
- the LOC106756573 gene encoding uncharacterized protein LOC106756573 isoform X4 translates to MSEVKMIGVVGGGQMGSGIAQVAAMHGVDVVLHDLDHRALSIASSSISSSIDRFVSKGALSKAAGVEVFKRLRFTTNLEDFHAADFIIEAIVESEDVKKSLFVKLDKIAKSSAILASNTSSISITRIASSTTRPRQVIGMHFMNPPPLKKLIEIIRGADTSDETFATTKALSERLGKVVITSQDYSGFIVNRILMPMINEAFFTLYNGVGTKEDIDRGMKLGTSHPMGPLELADFIGLDVCLSIMRVLHAGLGDNKYAPCPLLVQYVDAGRLGRKRGLQNLTFSICLTVGMVQTVQIRSVLCRQNKRKFRRG
- the LOC106756573 gene encoding uncharacterized protein LOC106756573 isoform X2 yields the protein MSEVKMIGVVGGGQMGSGIAQVAAMHGVDVVLHDLDHRALSIASSSISSSIDRFVSKGALSKAAGVEVFKRLRFTTNLEDFHAADFIIEAIVESEDVKKSLFVKLDKIAKSSAILASNTSSISITRIASSTTRPRQVIGMHFMNPPPLKKLIEIIRGADTSDETFATTKALSERLGKVVITSQDYSGFIVNRILMPMINEAFFTLYNGVGTKEDIDRGMKLGTSHPMGPLELADFIGLDVCLSIMRVLHAGLGDNKYAPCPLLVQYVDAGRLGRKRGLQNLTFSICLTVGMVQTVQIRSVLCRQNKRKFRRGFLLMTME
- the LOC106756573 gene encoding uncharacterized protein LOC106756573 isoform X5, translated to MSEVKMIGVVGGGQMGSGIAQVAAMHGVDVVLHDLDHRALSIASSSISSSIDRFVSKGALSKAAGVEVFKRLRFTTNLEDFHAADFIIEAIVESEDVKKSLFVKLDKIAKSSAILASNTSSISITRIASSTTRPRQVIGMHFMNPPPLKKLIEIIRGADTSDETFATTKALSERLGKVVITSQDYSGFIVNRILMPMINEAFFTLYNGVGTKEDIDRGMKLGTSHPMGPLELADFIGLDVCLSIMRVLHAGLGDNKYAPCPLLVQYVDAGRLGRKRGIGVYKYSEEPRSTKSSSRL